In Myxococcales bacterium, the DNA window GCGGGGATGATCGTGGCCCTGTGCGCCATCGACAACCTCGCGAAGGGTGCGTCCGCGCAGGCCATCCAGGCGCTCAACGTTTGCCTGGGTCACCCGGACTCGCTGGGGCTGCCTCAGCTGGCGATGTTCCCGTAGACGGATCCCCTACCGACAGCGGCACGGCGACGTCCCCGACGTAGACCAAGGTGTCCGGGGTCGCTGCGACCTCGCGAAATCGCACGCGCCCGGCGACATCGCTCTCCCCCTGGAGCGTGAGCCCTTGCGCGCGCACCACCACCGTGGCGTGGGCCACCGGTCGGTCATCACAAGCAACCAGAGGTCCCGCCGGGCCTCGCACCATCTCCGGCTCTAGCTGGCGGCGCTCTTCACCCTCGGAGAGCAACGGGACGAGCGCCACGCCAGCCCCACCGGCGATGAGCGAGCCACCGAGCAGATCCGAGCCCTGGTTCGAGAGGAGGATCGAGCCCCCGATGAAGGCCGCCGCAGCGCCAACCAGGCGTCCCCCGGTCGCGCGCACACGATCGACCTCGAGACGCTCGATGCGGGTGCGGTGGATCTCGGAGCAGAGGGCCACCGACCGCACGCGGATGTCCAAAAAATTCGAGTGCGGTACGCTGAGTGCGTACAAACGCTCCGAGCCGGCCACGCGCTCGCGACCTTCGAAGCGCGAAGGTCCAGGCCGAGTCGTGATCTGCCGATCGTGCGTCATGCATGCGCTGGTGTTCAGCAGCGCGAGCAGCAGCGCGACAGCGGCCGCGCGTCCGCTGTTCACCTCGACCTCTTGATGATCAGGCGCTGCACACTCACACCATCGACCCACACGTCGAAGTCGGCACGGCCATCGACCCAGACGCTTTCCGGCAAGTTGAGCCGCCCGCGGCCAAAACCATCCAGCGGCGCAACGAAGCGCCGGCCGCTCGGCGTTCTGAGCTCGACGCGGGCGGGCGAACGTCGCTGCTTGTGTTCACACGGTACGACCCGCGGCGCAGGCTCGAGCGTGGTCTCCTCTCGCACCGACTGGCTGTCGGAGAAACGACTCCCGTCAATCGCGAGCGCAACCCCAGCCCCCAGCCCCGCTGCGAGCGAGAGCACACCGAGCACGTCCGAGCCGCGGACCTGATCGGACGAGGACTGCCGCCGAGCGGCGATTCCGACGCCCACACCGACACCCATCAACACGGCTTCGCCCGCGAGCGTACTCGGGCTTGGTTCGCGGCGGACCCGCTCGCGCACGAGCGCGCGTTCTCGAAACTGCACGACGCAGCGTGGACCACCGCTCACGACGACCGAGAGCGAAGCTCCGTTCAGCGTCGCGCGGACCTGGATCTGATTCAGCTCGGGGCGTTCCGTCTCGGACACCCGCACGCTCTCGTCTTCCAGAATTTCACGCGTGCGCGTCTCCTGCACGTGGGCGCAGCCGAACTGCAGGCTGGCGACCCAAAACGCCACCTGGGCCAGAGAGCGACACGCGCGCACGGGGCGAGTCTATCGCGTCTGGGACCGGGTTGGCATCAAGGACAGCGGGCCCCGCCCTGATGAATGGTGATCTTCGACAGCTTCAGCTGCGCATCGAGGGTGGCGTAGTGCGGCTTCAGCGCGGCGAACCAGTCCACGTGTTTGCCGATGATCGCGCCACCGGTGTCGTCCGCGCTGAAACAACCGTCGTGCACGAACCCGCCCCACGGTGGGTCGCCGGGCACAGCCACGCCGTCGAGCTCCGGCACGTAGACCCTGCTGCCGTACGGGATCTCGGCCTTATCGACGGCAAACGACCGGAACGGGACCAGCGCCTTGCCCTGTACTCCGTAGCCCCACGGGTGCTGCGCGTCGGCCACCAGGTAACAAGGCGAAGTCGGGCACGCGCACGACCCGGCGTAGTTCAAGAGCCGCCCGTCGCTGAGCCGACCCGTGCCCTCGAGCTTGAGCGAGGCCGCAAACTTCGCGCTGACCAGCGCCAGCTGTTTGCAGTTCTTGTCATACACACTCGTGTCTTTGGCGCCGGTGAACTCCTCTTCAGTCGTCACCCAGTAATAGGTCAGCTGGAACGATCCGAGCAGGGGCCCGGGCTCCGGCAAGTTTGCGTCGGCGCCGCCGTCGACAGCCAGGGTGCCTCCGCCGCCGGACGCTCCGCCAGTTCCTCCACCTGCTTGACCGCTCGCACCCCCGCTCGTGAGACCGCCGCTGCCGCCAGCCTGGTTGCCACCACTGCCCGCCGCTCCGCTTGCACCACCCGTCCCGTTCGCTTGAGGACCGGCCGAGTCATCCGAGACGCAGGCTGTCGCGGACAGCATCACCACCAAGACCGAGGACGCTAGAGACGTTCGCACGCCCGAAGGTTACGCTCAAAACGCTCACGCGGCTCGCATGATCGTCGAGCTCGTCGGCCGCGTGTGATGCCTTCGCCAGAGAACTCATTGACGGCGAGCGAAGGGCGCGCATGCTCTCGGGTTCGAATGTCGCATCGGGTACGCACGGCGCTGACGAGCTCATTGCTCACCTCGAGCCTCAGCATCGTGAGCCCGGCAGGGGCACAAGCGCCCATGCCGCCGCCTGCGCCTGCGCCGACCGTCGCGCCCGCCGCTCCGGTGCCGCCGGGGCCCCCGGCCGCCGGCTACTACTATCCCACCCCACCCCCGCCACTGCCGCCCCCAACCGCCAGCGGCGCGAAGCTGGGGGTGCACGAGCACGAGGGGTTCTTCCTGCGGATGGGGCTGGGGTTCTCGAGCATGCTGACCAAGACGGAAGGAACGCTGGGTCAGCCCGACCCCGGCGGCGACTTCAGTGGAAATGGGGGCGCGCTCGAGTTGCTCCTGGGTGGCACGCCAGCGCGCGGGTTCGTGATCGGCGGCGGGCTCGTGCTCCATTCCTGGCCCGAACCCAGCTACGACAACGGAGGCACCCGCACGCGCCTGAACGGCGCACAGCTCGGCTCGTCATTCCTGGCGCTGTTCGGTCAGCTCTACTTCGACAGAACCAGCGGCGGCTACGTACAAGCCCTCGTGGCTGGCGCCGAACAGACCTATCGCTACGAAGAAGCCGGTGAGACCAAGGAGGCGGGGCTGTCCGGCTTCGCCCTGGCCCTGGGCGGCGGCTACGACTTCTGGGTCGGCGAAGAGTGGAGCCTCGGGCCCGAGCTACGCCTGAGCTACGCGCGTGTGGAGCACGAGGATGCCGGGGTCACGACTCGACATCGCACCCTTGCGCTCACGCTCTCTTTCAGCGCAACCCTGCACTGAACGCGGCGGAAGAACCGGAGCTTCGCGGCCGATTGGCGCGGCACGAGAGGCGAGCCGCCGCCCATTTCCATTCGAGTTTCGTCCGCCCAGTTGAAATGCAAACGGCCTCGCCAGATGATGTGGGACTTTTTCCATGAAGCGTGAGTTCAAACTGCGCAGCGACTTCACGCCCAAGGGTGATCAACCTGCGGCGATCGCACGGCTCACGGCCTCCCTGGACGCTGGGGATCGCTATCAGACCCTCTTGGGGATCACCGGCAGCGGCAAGACGTTCACGGTGGCAAACGTCATCCAGCATCTGCAGCGCCCCACTCTGATCATCGCGCCCAACAAGACCCTCGCCGCTCAGCTGTACGGAGAGATGCGCGACCTGTTCCCCGAGAACGCGGTCCACTACTTCGTAAGCTACTACGACTACTACCAGCCGGAAGCCTACATTCCGACCACCGACACCTTCATCGAGAAGGACGCGATCATCAACGATCAGATTG includes these proteins:
- a CDS encoding autotransporter domain-containing protein; translation: MSHRVRTALTSSLLTSSLSIVSPAGAQAPMPPPAPAPTVAPAAPVPPGPPAAGYYYPTPPPPLPPPTASGAKLGVHEHEGFFLRMGLGFSSMLTKTEGTLGQPDPGGDFSGNGGALELLLGGTPARGFVIGGGLVLHSWPEPSYDNGGTRTRLNGAQLGSSFLALFGQLYFDRTSGGYVQALVAGAEQTYRYEEAGETKEAGLSGFALALGGGYDFWVGEEWSLGPELRLSYARVEHEDAGVTTRHRTLALTLSFSATLH